Proteins encoded together in one Amphritea japonica ATCC BAA-1530 window:
- a CDS encoding substrate-binding domain-containing protein gives MADSVIVSQDVKEQTLNRNVLLAVFSMRVTRWPDGRPIRVFVLPDRHPLHDLFVKERLQIFPYQLRNNWDRQVFTGTGSEPEQVDTMEEMYRMVSQTDGAIGYVSDSFKLNLEQVRVIDEF, from the coding sequence GTGGCCGATTCAGTGATTGTTTCGCAAGATGTGAAAGAGCAGACCCTCAATAGAAATGTTCTTCTTGCTGTATTCTCTATGCGAGTAACCCGATGGCCAGATGGACGGCCAATTCGGGTATTTGTGCTGCCTGACCGACACCCTTTGCATGATCTATTTGTCAAAGAACGTCTGCAAATTTTTCCCTATCAGCTAAGAAATAATTGGGACCGCCAGGTATTTACTGGCACTGGCTCTGAACCTGAACAGGTGGATACCATGGAAGAAATGTATCGAATGGTCAGTCAGACTGATGGCGCTATCGGCTATGTGAGTGACTCTTTTAAACTGAATCTGGAACAGGTGAGGGTTATCGATGAATTTTAA